The Mugil cephalus isolate CIBA_MC_2020 chromosome 19, CIBA_Mcephalus_1.1, whole genome shotgun sequence genome has a window encoding:
- the svopb gene encoding synaptic vesicle 2-related protein: MDKWNKSTKITYKRWTNPEQWGESDFVGHTDEDQGTDNEICTIAAPRVDAGDKQSAPASDKTKEETFTVDEALEAIGFGKFQWKISLVTGLAWVADAMEMMILSILGPQLHCEWSLPGYKVALITSVVFIGMGLSSSVWGNVSDKYGRKVGLTICMCCTFYYGLLSSFAPVYGWLLVLRGLVGFGIGGAPQSVTLYSEFLPVKARGICIMMIAAFWAIGAVFEVLLALWIMPTLGWRWLLGLSTIPMAIFVCFCFWLPESPRFDVLTGRKERALATLSHIAKENGKDMPRGKLVTLKQNERGRIKDLFSSKYWKTTLLLWFIWFANAFSYYGIVLLTTELFQAGDSCEVTKGAKIEPDCSLECKYLTAADYKDLLWTTLAEFPGLLVIVLLVDYIGRKKSLALCFFMFSLFVLPLYACIGRTALTIFIFIARAFISGGFQVVFVYTPEVFPTENRALAVGTSSAMARVGALITPFVAQVMLRKSVYLTLSMYCGCCVLAGIASLILPIETSGRGMQESSLDQEAEE, translated from the exons ATGGATAAGTGGAACAAGTCAACAAAGATCACCTACAAGAGATGGACAAATCCCGAACAGTG GGGCGAGTCAGATTTTGTGGGCCACACCGATGAGGACCAGGGCACAGACAACGAGATCTGCACGATAGCCGCGCCAAGGGTTGACGCAGGGGATAAACAGTCCGCGCCGGCCTCTGATAAAACCAAAGAAG AAACCTTCACGGTCGACGAGGCGCTGGAGGCGATCGGCTTTGGAAAGTTTCAGTGGAAGATCTCTCTCGTCACTGGGCTGGCATGG GTAGCGGACGCCATGGAGATGATGATCCTCAGCATCTTGGGCCCTCAGCTGCACTGCGAGTGGAGCCTCCCTGGCTACAAAGTGGCTCTCATCACATCG gtgGTGTTCATCGGGATGGGGCTCAGTTCGTCTGTGTGGGGGAACGTGTCTGACAAGTATGGAAGAAAAGTA ggtCTGACTATTTGTATGTGCTGCACTTTTTACTACGGCCTGCTGAGCTCATTTGCTCCAGTGTATGGCTGGCTCTTGGTCCTGCGGGGCCTCGTGGGCTTCGGCATCGGCGGAGCTCCTCAGTC GGTGACTCTGTACTCAGAATTCCTCCCGGTGAAGGCAAGAGGCATCTGCATCATGATGATTGCG GCTTTCTGGGCCATCGGTGCTGTGTTTGAGGTCCTCTTGGCCTTGTGGATAATGCCCACACTGGGCTGGAGGTGGCTACTCGGCCTGTCCACCATACCGATGGCCATCTTTGTGTGCTTCTGCTTT TGGCTGCCTGAAAGTCCTCGTTTTGATGTGCTGacgggaagaaaagaaagggccTTGGCGACTTTGAGCCACATTGCTAAAGAGAACGGCAAGGACATGCCTCGAGGGAAGCTGGTCACTTTAAAACAG AATGAACGCGGACGGATTAAAGATCTCTTCAGCTCTAAGTACTGGAAGACCACTCTTCTCCTGTGGTTTATATG GTTTGCGAATGCCTTCTCCTACTACGGCATTGTCCTGCTGACCACTGAGCTGTTCCAAGCCGGAGATTCATGCGAGG TGACCAAAGGGGCCAAGATCGAGCCGGACTGCAGTCTcgaatgtaaatatttaacagcagcCGATTACAAAGACCTTTTATGGACGACCTTGGCTGAATTCCCAG GTCTTTTAGTTATCGTTCTGCTGGTTGACTACATCGGCAGGAAGAAAAGCCTGGCGCtgtgtttcttcatgttttcattgtttgttcTTCCATTATATGCTTGTATTGGGAG GACAGCTCTTACGATCTTTATCTTCATCGCCAGAGCATTTATATCTGGAGGCTTTCAAGTAGTTTTTGTTTACACACCAGAG GTGTTTCCTACGGAAAACAGAGCCCTAGCAGTGGGAACTTCAAGTGCAATGGCCAGGGTTGGTGCCCTGATTACGCCCTTCGTCGCACAG GTGATGCTCAGAAAGTCGGTGTATTTGACTCTATCTATGTACTGTGGCTGCTGTGTACTGGCTGGCATTGCGTCACTGATCCTGCCCATTGAGACATCGGGCAGAGGCATGCAGGAGTCCAGTCTTGACCAGGAGGCCGAAGAGTAG
- the ssh1b gene encoding protein phosphatase Slingshot homolog 1 gives MALVTLQRSPTPSAASSASTTNSSAGEDFGSDDDRKNNQSLSESFFMVKGAALFLQQGGNAQEPKTPTHHKHAGDLPQHLQVMFKILRSEDRIKLAVRLESGWSDRVRYMVVIYTNGHQDTEENIVLGMDFTDKDSKSCSIGMVLPLWSDTNIHLDGDGGFSVNTAGRSHVFKPVSVQAMWSALQVLHKACEVSRRFNYFPGGIALTWMAFYESCITSEQSCINEWNAMTDLETTRPDSPTMFVDRPTERERTECLIKAKLRNIMMFQDLENITSKEIRNELEQHMSCNLKEYKEFIDNEMLLILGQMDKPTLIFDHVYLGSEWNASNLEELRDCGVGYILNVTREIDNFFPGMFSYHNIRVYDEDATDLLAHWNDTYNFIVKAKKNNSKCLVHCKMGVSRSASTVIAYAMKEYGWSLEKAYNFVKQKRSIAQPNAGFMRQLAEYEGILDASKQRHNKLWRPGTDEEGSDDLQASGHCAGGEETPVLREEEAWGGCGASPCRGMGLEMEPLDSLNYNYYFRRLSDSALDSEPSTPVRGPPLLGMERVFIEIEDVERDALLEDEGFPMAHLALPGEGTAAQTCGRLDPLEDMRLRLEFSTLEEEDEEEAKKEEAEMAALAQTPGNSDGKKSGEEAERSEESRLGLANLNTNNSNRLAAKRSCPAAFDDSAGAGNPLKVKPSYQSCKDCMRLPQGRRCDRPAGGRSHRLNPSRHCTVPSICIDPPGTHFASTPILQSLPTPGAVPPNLVQPCSYVYRCSTCTPAVPSVSLTNHQKLVSPMNCEEMPPDRSSVDTEDMDERQTGEQILRGSAEAFGVLHPGGAVELPQQGLAQLQMPGLGIEFSLELMRQRAERLEKLPSMAMEGQFPVGSLP, from the exons ATGGCCCTGGTGACACTGCAGCGCTCTCCCACCCCCAGTGCAGCATCCTCGGCGAGCACGACCAACAGCAGTGCGGGGGAG gaCTTTGGAAGCGACGATGACAGGAAAAATAACCAGAG CCTCAGCGAGAGCTTCTTCATGGTCAAAGGAGCCGCCCTCTTCCTCCAACAGGGTGGTAATGCACAGGAACCAAAGACGCCAACCCACCACAAACACGCAG GCGATTTACCTCAACACCTGCAGGTCATGTTCAAGATCCTCCGGTCTGAAGATCGCATTAAGCTG GCAGTGCGGTTAGAGAGCGGATGGTCGGATCGAGTGCGCTACATGGTCGTTATCTACACCAATGGCCATCAAGATACAGAGGAAAACATTGTCCTGGGAATGGACTTTACAGACAAGGACAG TAAAAGTTGCTCTATTGGGATGGTGCTGCCACTGTGGAGTGATACCAACATACATCTAGATGGAGATGG aggcTTCAGTGTGAACACGGCAGGGCGGTCACATGTCTTCAAGCCTGTGTCTGTGCAGGCCATGTG GTCCGCCCTGCAGGTCCTCCACAAGGCCTGCGAGGTGTCTCGCCGCTTCAACTACTTCCCAGGGGGCATTGCTCTCACGTGGATGGCCTTCTATGAGAGCTGCATCACCTCCGAGCAAAGCTGCATCAACGAGTGGAACGCTATGACCGACCTGGAGACCACACGGCCTGACTCTCCCACCATGTTTGTTGACCG GCCAACTGAGCGAGAGAGGACAGAGTGTCTCATTAAAGCCAAACTACGCAACATCATGATGTTCCAAGACCTGGAGAACATCACGTCGAAGGAG ATCCGTAATGAGCTGGAGCAGCACATGAGCTGCAACCTCAAAGAATACAAGGAGTTCATAGACAACGAGATGCTTTTGATCCTGGGTCAGATGGACAAGCCCACACTTATATTTGACCACGTTTATTTG GGCTCAGAGTGGAACGCTTCCAACCTGGAAGAGCTACGTGACTGCGG ggTTGGTTATATTCTGAATGTTACCAGAGAAATTGACAACTTCTTCCCGGGGATGTTCTCTTACCACAACATCCGTGTGTACGACGAGGACGCCACCGACCTGCTGGCCCACTGGAACGACACCTACAACTTTATCGTCAAAGCCAA GAAGAATAACTCCAAGTGCCTGGTGCACTGTAAGATGGGGGTGAGCCGGTCTGCCTCTACAGTTATTGCCTATGCAATGAAGGAGTATGGCTGGTCTCTGGAGAAAGCTTACAACTTTGTCAAGCAGAAACGGAGCATAGCTCAACCCAACGCCGGGTTCATGAGACAGCTGGCAGAATATGAGGGAATCTTGGACGCCAG CAAACAGCGGCACAACAAGCTCTGGAGGCCTGGCACAGATGAGGAAGGTTCAGATGATCTCCAGGCCTCTGGTCACTGTGCTGGTGGAGAGGAAACACCGGTGctcagagaggaagaagcttGGGGAGGCTGCGGGGCGTCTCCATGTAGGGGTATGGGTCTGGAGATGGagcccctggactctctcaacTATAACTATTACTTCAGACGTTTGTCAGACTCTGCATTGGACAGTGAGCCCTCCACTCCAGTGCGAGGTCCCCCTCTGCTCGGTATGGAAAGAGTTTTCATCGAGATCGAAGACGTTGAGAGAGATGCTCTGTTGGAGGACGAGGGTTTCCCCATGGCCCATTTAGCCCTACCAGGGGAGGGCACGGCGGCGCAGACATGTGGCCGCCTTGATCCCCTGGAAGACATGAGACTGAGGCTCGAGTTCAGCAcgctggaggaagaggacgaagaAGAAGCCAAGAAAGAGGAAGCTGAGATGGCGGCCTTGGCTCAGACGCCTGGAAATTCCGACGGGAAGAAGTCAGGGGAGGAGGCCGAGAGGAGTGAGGAGAGCCGGTTAGGCTTAGCCAACCTGaacaccaacaacagcaacCGCCTGGCCGCCAAGCGCAGCTGCCCTGCAGCTTTTGAT GACAGCGCTGGTGCAGGAAACCCTTTAAAAGTGAAGCCCTCCTATCAGTCCTGTAAAGACTGCATGCGTCTACCACAAGGACGGCGTTGTGACCGTCCCGCAGGAGGCCGTTCCCACCGCCTTAACCCCTCCCGACACTGCACCGTCCCCTCCATATGCATAGACCCACCCGGGACACATTTTGCTTCCACCCCGATCCTGCAGTCCCTACCGACCCCTGGAGCCGTCCCGCCGAACCTGGTCCAGCCCTGTTCTTACGTCTACCGCTGCTCCACCTGCACCCCCGCCGTCCCGTCCGTCTCCCTGACCAACCACCAGAAACTGGTCTCGCCCATGAACTGCGAGGAGATGCCTCCGGACCGCAGCTCGGTGGACACGGAGGACATGGACGAACGGCAGACGGGGGAGCAAATATTAAGAGGGAGCGCCGAGGCCTTCGGTGTGTTACACCCCGGCGGTGCGGTGGAGCTCCCGCAGCAGGGTCTCGCCCAGCTGCAGATGCCAGGACTGGGGATAGAGTTCAGCCTGGAACTGATGCGCCAGAGGGCGGAGCGTCTCGAGAAGCTGCCGAGCATGGCCATGGAGGGCCAGTTCCCAGTGGGGTCCCTTCCTTAA